One Paenibacillus sp. SYP-B4298 genomic window, CGGAACTCATGTCGCCATCGACAGTGCAGCCATTCACGCCTACGAGAAAAAAGAACCCAAGCGAAAAAGCGAACTCACCGGCAACGCCAACTGGGGAGTTAAACTCGATACGTTTGGCAACAAAGTCAAGTGGTTTGGCTATAAGCTGCATCTAGCCGTCGATACGAAGAGTGAACTTCCGATTGCCCTAAACGTTACACCCGCTCATGTGAATGATGGCGATGAGGGACCTACACTCATGAAGCGAACCGCCGAACGATTCAAGCCTCGTTTTTTCATGCTGGATGCAGGTTATGACCAAATGAAAAATTACGAAACGGCTCGGAACGTCAAGGCCCAAGCGATTATTCCAATGAATCCGCGGAACGAAAAGGAACCTCCTGCAGGCATGACAAGCAAAGGGACACCTTGCTGTTCGATGGGGTTTGCGATGACGTATTGGGGACAGGAAAAGGAACGTTTGAAGTTTCGTTGTCCGCATGCTACGGGGAAAGTGGATTGTCCTTTAGGCATGGTGGCTTGTTCCACTTCCAATTATGGAATGGTGGTCAAGGTCGATACTCAGCAAGATCTTCGCCGCTATTCGATGCCGCACCGGGAAAGTCGGGACTGGAAGGAACTTTACAACAAGCGAACCAGTGTAGAACGCTGCAATTCTCGAATGAAGTCGCACCTAACCGCAGATCAATTGCATGTTTGGGGCATTCAGAAAGTCACGACTCACCAGTATATGAATGCCATTGTTTTGCTTGCTTCTGCGCTAGCTGTATCGAGACAGCGAGTCACAAACGCCGCTTAAATTTTCAATCTTTCAGAAATTCTGCCCGTCTGTCTACTTTTATCTGGTTCCCTCAAAATCTCAATTCAGCTTGTGATCTAACCTTATCTTTTTCTGGAAAATGAATTATGCAAAATGCTCAACTAGATAAGTATAAATTTCCTTAGATGGAATATTACCTACATACAGGACTTAACCTCCAGTATATCATTTTCCTAGGAATAGAATAACCCGTCAAATTAATGAATTTCTGATGCCCATACTGGGCGTACAACAAGAAAGTCCAGCACTTGGATTGAGCGGCTGGACGATTACTAAATTTTGGATTAATAGATTATATCATTTTTCTTTACTATTCAGATTCGTCATATCCCATTTTAATAGCAGCCTTATCACCTGCATCATCAAAACCATTCCCCCAAATAAGCCCTGCTCCATCACCGCCCGCGTACAATATATTTAGTGAAAATAGAAATCTACCCGTAAATCCATAATTATAATTACCAAACCATTCAGACGTTCGGACCGACGGATTTTCAGAGTATCTTGTATATGTTAACCATGATTTGTTATAGGGGCTATAACCTGGTTGTAATTTGTAATCCCAAATTCCACCTGCCTTAACTCTTACAATCCAGAGTGCTGTTGTTGCTGCAAAAGCAAGTGGGCCACTCTCCTCAATATATAATCTGAGCATTTTGCATAATTCATTTTCAGGAAAAAGATAAGGCTATAGTGCATGTTAAATTTAGGTTTTGGGAAAAAAGAGCAAAAATGGACAGACAGGCAGAATTTGTGGAAAGGCTAAATTTTAAGCGGCAGTTACGACTCTTTGTCTGGATACAGCGGGCGCAGAAGCAAGCAGCACAATGGCATTC contains:
- a CDS encoding transposase, encoding MYILQESLFSFEELQKIESKERLPIFFSALDLRPYARQLRNPSIRGADGHCRQGILRALLAAPLENIDTFTGLARRLEFDLRFRYQCGLRLDIPAPSISTLSRVFAELTRQSLAQQLFEDLVAQCQEAGIIDGTHVAIDSAAIHAYEKKEPKRKSELTGNANWGVKLDTFGNKVKWFGYKLHLAVDTKSELPIALNVTPAHVNDGDEGPTLMKRTAERFKPRFFMLDAGYDQMKNYETARNVKAQAIIPMNPRNEKEPPAGMTSKGTPCCSMGFAMTYWGQEKERLKFRCPHATGKVDCPLGMVACSTSNYGMVVKVDTQQDLRRYSMPHRESRDWKELYNKRTSVERCNSRMKSHLTADQLHVWGIQKVTTHQYMNAIVLLASALAVSRQRVTNAA
- a CDS encoding polymorphic toxin type 44 domain-containing protein, producing the protein MLRLYIEESGPLAFAATTALWIVRVKAGGIWDYKLQPGYSPYNKSWLTYTRYSENPSVRTSEWFGNYNYGFTGRFLFSLNILYAGGDGAGLIWGNGFDDAGDKAAIKMGYDESE